In Gossypium hirsutum isolate 1008001.06 chromosome D01, Gossypium_hirsutum_v2.1, whole genome shotgun sequence, the genomic window CTTCGTCAAAGAATCGAACCCCATTCTTTTAACATCCTCAACAATCTCCTTAAGCCGAACCGGATTACACAACAATGCTGGAGGATTACTAAACATCATAAGGATATTCGATTCAGGAACTCCAATTCCTCTCAAAACCTTCATATCCGAAAACACATACGCATGATACACAAGAATACCATCAAATCGTTTTATAGCCTTGATAGTCTTATCATTGGATTGAAACAAGTTCCTCAGTAAATTAAATGAAGGGATAATTTGTTTCTTTAAACTAGATTTCAGTAGAAGAGGATTGCTACTCAAGAGTTTAGCAAGCTCAGGCCTTGAAAAACCTATAGAGTAAAGAAACTCTAATTTGGGCGAAAGGGTTTTCTCAGTATCAGAAAGAAGCAAAGTCGGCTGTCTTTTGATGAGATTTACGATTTGGATTTGTGAAAACCCATGATTTTCCAGGAAAACAATCAGAGAATCAGGCTTTTCAGGGGTTTCAATATGAACACAATTTGAAACCCGAGAAGCCAATTCTGAGGAGAATCCACATTCCGAGAAGCCAATTCTGAGGGGAATCCACAATTTGAAAACCGTAAATGAGTGTCCATTTGAGCTATTGGAGAATAATCTAAGACCAATTGATCGTTTAAAGATGAAAAGATTGGAACTTTGAGAGGCTGCAATGGTTTGCTTCCCATGAAGAAAACTAGTTCTAAAGATGAAATAAAACATAGGAATAAGAGCTCACTCACTAACCTCTTGATTTTTCCTATCTCGaaatcatttttttgaaaacaaaaaatttaggttatcgactctaaaaaaaatgaaaatttgggagtcgccatcaatcttttattgaggtatGATTAGATCACCTAAAAAAAGGCTTTGGTcaacgagttttagaaaaacagatccgggagtcaattacgtacgaggaatgattagcaccctcgtaacgcccaaaattggtatctagttaattaattagtatcttaaggtcgagaatttgaaaaaaatataatccttagcaaaacttaaaaggctacgtattaagaccattattatttcagagaaaaaagatatcacacccaatgcgttaaggcacagcattctaattttctccaaaatgaatTGGGCAAAAATACttgtacaataaaactttaaaagaacatccactcatccaagatttaagaaatcacacccaatacgttagggcacgattcctctagaatcccaaattcggaatatttcctttactttaaaagaacatccacttatccaaaatttaagaaatcacacccaatacgttaaggcacaattcctttaaaatcccaaactcggaatatttcctttattatttttttaaaaaaaatcttcatttcgagaaatcaatgcgtcacatccaatacgttaggacacaacgtgttgaattcccaataatgagtttttattttttttgattgaagagaaatACTCGATTGtcggatttaacgaagaaaatcgaaacccaatacgttagggcttaattcccttgaaaatcctaaatacgaacattatctcaattttaaaaaaatttctatctttaaatttgagtaaaaaatgatgtaacgtgattttatacatacaaatgctataataataacaataataaatacatcatcgacataaaaataatataagcaaataaataaaacgaaataaaaaaagggtaatccatgacatgcaaaatattaaatgtaaacataattatacaatggatgggatagcaaacaaataaataatgatCAAAAGATGtacacatggaaattatgaagattaaaaatatacatataatttacaaataaaattttaggttatagaatttatatataaatacaacacataatatacttatgaaaataaggaaaaaaataagtatattttaaaaaagaaaaaaaaggtgagtatttaatcacttaaaaacgtaaatatatacatatatttatgaaaatattcatttaaaaaaaagaaaaatattcgttttaaaaaatatatatatgtgtacatataaaaggaatatatataaataaaaaattagaataaaaataataattacactattaattaataaaataaataaaaagaacataaaaaactaaattgaattgcaattaaaaaatctggggtaaattcacaaataaataaaagtaaaaggactaatttgaacgcGCGAGTTACATAGagggggctggaagggaaatttttccttctcctctaaaacggcgctgttcaaaaggattaaattggaatttaaaataaataaaagggtaaattaaaaaaaacttaattacaaaaacattaaaaggaggaggggctaaataaaaaatagataaataaaattcgcagtggtatcaccttctccttttttttaaaatcgtaaataagtaaaaaataatcgaacgaaaaaaaatagtaagccacctttaaaaaactgacaatcgttccttttttttttatttctcctcCCTCCCTTTTCTCCtcctttttttttacaatgaagggagaggcctctatttatagttgagcctccccaaattcaacggtacagatcaattacatcaacggttgagattaaatggtatctacaaattaaatctctaagattacaaaatcatatattctaagattgcatatcatatctaagattatatatcatatctaatattgcatatcatatctaagattgcatatatcatatcttggattgcatatcatatctaagattgcatatcctaaaaaattatgatatcttggattgcatatcatatctaagattgcatatcctaaaaaattatgtttccatatgtgagcccgggctaaaattgggtattacaccCTAAAGATAGAATCGGATTTTCTAGCGGAAAATGAGTGAACTGAAGCTCTGTGCCAGCGCCAGTAAAACATTTAAACACCCTCCCCCCCCCGCCCCCCCGAAATGGGTATTTTCCTGTATGCAGGTGGGGGCGACCTTGTTCGGGTGGTTCAATGTCAAAGGCTTTAAGCCCAACTTCTCCATTAATGCCTTTTTAGTACTTAAAAATAACACTTTTTAACTTCAAAAGCATTTTTGGAAGTGTGCTAAATAAGTactttttattgaaattttatagttttagaaGTGGAGAAggtaaaatttttagattttcctctcccaaaagtaCTTTTGGTGCTCAATTATTTTTTCATCCCTCTAATAATATAGTATTTTGTTTAATTACAAatatgttaaaatcattaattaaaaataaaaaaatattttttaaaatactaattacaaatatttaattgttatatttaaatatttaaaatatagtttatatattctaattaaattttataaataattaatatttattacttaaaaatatttaaaatttatatttcatatattaaaatattaacaacaagttataataattttttatattcttactaaaatataataatattaactaatttaaatcttatttaaatgcatatttgttacttgataacatgtctaaaattgacattttatttctcaaaaaacTTTTTGAAAGCAATGCtaaacattcaaattttaaaacaaacttctcaaaagcacttttaaacaacacttttcaaaattgacattttatttctcaaaattactttttaacagcaatgctaaagattcaaattttaaaacaagcttctcaaaagcacttttttacaacacttttcaaaagcattgtcAAACTAACCCTAAGTAATATATGTTGTATATAGAGGGTTAAACTAGCCCCAAATCATTGCCCATGCTTTTAATTGGGTCCATtagctttaaaatattttaattgagccCTTAAAATATCGGTATCGAATCAAACAATTCCTTTTATTAGTGTCATCATTAAATTGAGCATTAAATGCTAACTCAAATTTAACGTGGAGGATATATAAAACACAAAAGTCAAATTACAAATACGTGTATACTTGTCACAACAACTGTTTGAATCtgacatattaaaaaaataaccctCCTAAATTTTAGTGATAGTGACTTTTTTTAACATGTTAAATTTAAACTGTTTACATGATTCTCACGCACGTGTTTTAAGAAAACAAACTCTACATCTAATCCAAACTAGCATTTGAAGCCAAAGGACCAATTAAAATATTGATGATAATTTGAGGGGCTTTGATGGAATTAACCCTACGTATAATCTAAACAGTACCCAAAAATAGGGATAAGTCTCAAGACTATAAATGAATTTGGCATAATAATTCATTTTGCCCTCCaccataaaaaaaacattttaacattttatttaatttttcgtctcttttaTCACAAACAATTTTGCCGACGTGACAATGACATTCACATAACAGTGCCCGTGTATGTCAAATTAacaattaattactttttttaaataataaaaaatattaaaaaattatgacaaatatttaataataaaaattataatattattctataacttgcaaaatttttaaaattttgcaattaATTACTGACCTTAATATACACGTAAaatgccacatcaacaaagttaatgTTGGTTAACTTTTCCATCAATTTCAAAgtgttttgacaaaaaaaaaccatTAGTTTAAGAGTTAAAAgaggtaaaattttaattagaaggCTGACTTTTTTATAAAGTTCAAGGATCAAATAAGTTATTATACTAACGAACTTTTATCGAATATGCAATTATTTATACACGACGAAACTTTGATTTtggctcatatatatatatgaaactttggttttaattcaattgtatacatttaaagaaatgaatttattaatttatttttatatcgaaTAAATGTAACAGAATAGAATCCACTTACATCGAtgtaaaacttaaataattttacatCATTCCATAACTTTATATACAATTAATACTTTATCAATCCAACATCATAAGTTAGAGTTATCCATATGAAAAGTGTTTCATTGATTCAAATTGGACGCCATCTCGTAAAGGTGATTGTATGAACCAGCAAAACTAAGCTTCGGCTTCGACTTGCATCAAAGACAGTAATTCGAGTCGGTTTACATGCAGAAAAAACAAAAGATATTCTCATATTAGTAAGGCTGAAAATGGAACTCATTACACTATTGCACTTCAAACCAATGAGACTTCTAATAAACAGCAAGTCAAGCAAATTGTCGAGCTTAAGGTTTCATCAATGGAAGAAAGGAACACAGCTACAAAATCATGGCTGCTTCCATTGACAAATTCCAACTACAAGAAGTTTCAGACCAAAGTAATGAACTGAAACAAGGCAACATGACACGAAAAAAATCCAAATCTTAACGCGCCAAAAGCAATTCCTTTGGTCTCCACGGGCCACTTAGCAAATCCTACAAAATACGAATGCTGCAGCCTATGCTAACTCACTTCTATGTTTTTTTCCTGAAATCTTGAGTTTTTCTCTGTAAAGCTTCAAGAGCTCGGGTGCTTTGTTTACGAAACGGTCAATATACATTCTAATGAACACCTTTTCCGATGCGTCAAACAATACagacaatttaaattcattaaccAAACCTTGTGATATCAATTCTCGAGCAAACAATGCCCTTGGCATAATCCTCTTCTCTAAGCTCCGTGTTAAGAAACTCGGTTGTTTGGCAATGCGAGTCAAACTGTAGCCCATTTTGTTCACCAGAAAATCCATTGTAGACATGATCTTATCCTCTGAAACCGTCATACACATTGGATACCTCCGGAAAGCTTCGTTAATCGCTTGGTCAGACCAACCCCATCTCCTATAAACATCAATCTTCTTCTCTAATGTGGATTTGCTCATTGATCTGAAAGCGTAAACCGCAACAAGAAACTTCTTCCTCGAAGAATCAATCCCCATTCTTTTGACTTCCTCAACAATCTCCTCAAGTCGAACCGGATTAAACATCAGTGTTCTAGGCTTACGATGAAGCTGCAAAAGAATATTCGATTCGGGGACTCCGATTCCTCTCAAAATATTCATATTCGGAAGCAAACTCTTCTCGAAATCGGATACTAGAATACCAGCATATCGTTTTATAGACTTAATAGCCTTATCATCAGATTGAAACAAATTCCTAAGTAAATTAAATGAAGGGATAATTCGTTTCTCTAAACTAAATCTCAACAATGTAGGATAATCACTCAAGAGCTTAGCAAGCTCAAGCCTTGAAAAACCTATGGAGTAAAGAAACTCTAATTTGGGCAAAAGGGTTTTCTCAGTATCAGAAAGAAGTAAAGTCGGCCGTCTTTTGATGAGATTTACGATTTGGGTTCGTGAAAACCCATGATTTTCCAGGAAAACAATCAGAGAATCAGGCTTTTCAGGGGTTTCAAAACGAACAAAATTTGAAACCCGAGAAGCCAATTCTGGGGAGAATCCACATTTTCTTGTAAGGTATGAAACCGTAAATGAGTGTCCATTTGAGCTATTGGAGAATAATCTAAGACCAATTGATCGTTTAAAGATGACAAGATTGGAACTTTGAGAGGCTGCAATGGTTTGCTTCCCATGAAGAAAACTAGTTCTAAACATGAAATAAAACATAGGAATAAGAGCTCACTCACTAACCTCTTGTTTTGCCCTAAAGATAGAATCGGATTTTCTAGCGGAAAATGAGTGAACTGAAGCTCTGTGCCAGCGCCGGTAAAACATTTAAACACCCCCCGCCCCCTCCGAAATGGGTATTTTCCTGTATGCAGGCAGCAGGCGGGGGCGACCTTGTTCGGGTGGTTCAATGGCTTAAAGCCCAACTAGCTTTATGCTCCATTGTTTAGTAATGCTTAAAAATaacacttttaattttaaaaatatttttaaaagaaaaattgtgttaaacaaattatttttaactaaaactttttattttttagaagtgCTTTTAAAAGACACttctaaaaaaaagttaaaacttttAGCTTTTTctctcttaaaaatatttttagtactTAGTTATTTTTTCACT contains:
- the LOC107936114 gene encoding transcription termination factor MTERF15, mitochondrial isoform X2, encoding MFYRRWHRASVHSFSARKSDSIFRAKQELHRKPRTLMFNPVRLEEIVEEVKRMGIDSSRKKFLVAVYAFRSMSKSTLEKKIDVYRRWGWSDQAINEAFRRYPMCMTVSEDKIMSTMDFLVNKMGYSLTRIAKQPSFLTRSLEKRIMPRALFARELISQGLVNEFKLSVLFDASEKVFIRMYIDRFVNKAPELLKLYREKLKISGKKHRSELA
- the LOC107936114 gene encoding transcription termination factor MTERF8, chloroplastic isoform X1; translated protein: MFYFMFRTSFLHGKQTIAASQSSNLVIFKRSIGLRLFSNSSNGHSFTVSYLTRKCGFSPELASRVSNFVRFETPEKPDSLIVFLENHGFSRTQIVNLIKRRPTLLLSDTEKTLLPKLEFLYSIGFSRLELAKLLSDYPTLLRFSLEKRIIPSFNLLRNLFQSDDKAIKSIKRYAGILVSDFEKSLLPNMNILRGIGVPESNILLQLHRKPRTLMFNPVRLEEIVEEVKRMGIDSSRKKFLVAVYAFRSMSKSTLEKKIDVYRRWGWSDQAINEAFRRYPMCMTVSEDKIMSTMDFLVNKMGYSLTRIAKQPSFLTRSLEKRIMPRALFARELISQGLVNEFKLSVLFDASEKVFIRMYIDRFVNKAPELLKLYREKLKISGKKHRSELA
- the LOC121213720 gene encoding uncharacterized protein — protein: MFYFIFRTSFLHGKQTIAASQSSNLFIFKRSIGLRLFSNSSNGHSFTVFKLWIPLRIGFSECGFSSELASRVSNCVHIETPEKPDSLIVFLENHGFSQIQIVNLIKRQPTLLLSDTEKTLSPKLEFLYSIGFSRPELAKLLSSNPLLLKSSLKKQIIPSFNLLRNLFQSNDKTIKAIKRFDGILVYHAYVFSDMKVLRGIGVPESNILMMFSNPPALLCNPVRLKEIVEDVKRMGFDSLTKKFVHVVIALSSMSKSTLEKKFDVYRRWGWSDQEIREAFQRYPSCITASEDKIMAIMDFLVNKMGYRSNLVAKQPSI